From Gopherus flavomarginatus isolate rGopFla2 chromosome 16, rGopFla2.mat.asm, whole genome shotgun sequence, a single genomic window includes:
- the LOC127035481 gene encoding inhibin beta C chain-like encodes MATGQALLLLILSGVAKPGAGRCPSCEMAALDPEVQKTVLIELAKQSILSKLHLKERPNVTQPVFRAGLLTALWRLRVGRTNQSITSEMPNQSPKTDEQEYEILSFAEPGPAAPNRTRLHFHFTQDAGRSVQVLHADMYVFLAAPGGPARRVTVKLLLSEPGNANPSLVGRRQLEVKQGGWAAVEVRTAVQSFFSKGGQRLTAELELEGSPEPALLLSSSESHRPFMVAKTRARPRHRLHRRAVECNSNSRTCCRKQFFVDFKEIGWEDWIIQPEGYHMNYCIGPCPTHVAGMPGLASSFHTAILNLIKANDVHAAFSSCCIPTRRWPLSLLYYDQDSNVVKTDIPDMIVEACGCT; translated from the exons ATGGCCACCGGGCAAGCCCTCCTGCTTTTAATACTCAGCGGAGTAGCCAAGCCCGGGGCAGGTAGATGCCCTTCCTGCGAGATGGCAGCCCTGGACCCAGAGGTGCAGAAGACGGTCCTCATTGAGCTAGCAAAGCAGAGTATTCTTTCCAAGCTGCATTTGAAGGAGCGACCCAATGTGACCCAGCCAGTCTTCAGAGCTGGCCTCCTGACAGCTCTGTGGAGGCTACGTGTCGGGCGCACGAACCAGAGCATCACGTCGGAGATGCCAAACCAGAGCCCCAAGACTGATGAGCAAGAGTATGAGATTCTCAGCTTTGCTGAGCCAG GACCCGCCGCTCCCAACAGGACGCGTCTGCATTTCCACTTCACCCAGGACGCGGGCAGAAGCGTGCAAGTCCTGCATGCCGACATGTACGTGTTCCTGGCAGCCCCCGGCGGCCCCGCGCGCAGGGTCACGGTGAAGCTGCTGTTGTCCGAGCCGGGCAATGCAAACCCGtcgctggtgggcaggaggcagctggaggtgaagcagggagGCTGGGCCGCGGTGGAGGTGAGGACGGCTGTCCAGAGCTTCTTCAGCAAAGGCGGCCAGAGACTAACAGCGGAGCTGGAGCTTGAAGGAAGCCCAGAGCCTGCCCTACTTCTCAGCAGCAGCGAATCTCACCGGCCATTCATGGTGGCCAAGACCCGGGCCAGGCCCCGACACCGGCTTCACCGCCGGGCCGTCGAGTGCAATAGCAACTCCAGGacgtgctgcaggaagcagttctTCGTCGACTTCAAGGAGATCGGCTGGGAGGACTGGATCATCCAGCCCGAGGGTTACCACATGAACTACTGCAttgggccctgccccacccacgtGGCCGGCATGCCCGGCCTGGCCTCCTCCTTCCACACAGCCATCCTGAATCTCATCAAGGCCAACGACGTGCACGCCGCCTTCAGCTCCTGCTGCATCCCCACGCGCCGCTGGCCCCTCTCTCTGCTCTACTACGACCAGGACAGCAACGTCGTCAAGACAGACATCCCCGACATGATTGTGGAGGCCTGCGGCTGCACCTAA